In Flavobacterium sp., a single window of DNA contains:
- a CDS encoding efflux RND transporter permease subunit yields the protein MFKKFIQRPVLSTVISVIIVILGVLGLIELPISQYPDIAPPTVNVSASYTGANADVVLKSIVIPLEEQINGVENMTYMTSTATNDGNASIKIFFKVGTNPDLAAVNVQNRVSRATSLLPVEVTQAGVTVTKSQSSNLLIFSLYSEDKAYDQTFLQNYAKINLVPQIQRVVGVGDVTVFGAKDYSMRIWLKPDVMQQYKLIPSDISAALAEQNIEAAPGKFGENGNQAFQYVIKYKGRLTSAQEFENIVIKSVGNGQMLRLKDVAKVELGSLSYASTIKTNGVESAAMAISQTPGSNARDVIINSKKLVEEAAKSFPKGVKYTILVDVNENLDASIEKVIHTLIEAFILVFIVVFIFLQDFRSTLIPAIAVPVAIVGTFFFLSLFGFTINLLTLFAMVLAIGIVVDDAIVVVEAVHAKLDHGYKSAKKATIHAMDEISGAIISITLVMAAVFIPVTFINGSTGVFYKQFGITLAVAIILSAVNALTLSPALCALLLKPHADDHKHKSYLQRFYTSFNVAFDNVTERYKRSVKFLSVKKWIALASIIIAGTALVYMMKTTPSAFVPAEDQGTVFANISLPPSASMERSDIIAKRVDSIAKTIPGVKNTLRIVGQNFTAGAGSAYSMVIVKLKPWDERDLSVDDVIGQLFAKTSGIREASIFFISPPTIQGFGQSGGFEFQLQDKGGHTTAEFYKVNNEFLAKLAERPEIQYATTPFNPGFPQYMMDINLAKAKDAGVSVNTILSTMQGYYGGLYASNFNKFGKQYRVMVQASPEFRANTEGLNKIFVRNSAGNMAPITEFVKMTRVFGPESISRFNLFTSISITGAPKPGYSSGDAIKAIQEVAAENLPAGYGYEFSGLTREELASGSETIFIFILCLVFVYFLLSAQYESYILPFAVLLSIPFGLAGAYLFSIIFKLNSNIYLQISLIMLIGLLAKNGILIVEFALDRRRKGLPVVQAAIEGAVARLRPILMTSFAFILGLVPLMFASGAGAVGNKSIGTGAVGGMLIGTILGVFVIPILFIIFQNLQEKISGPAKDGYDDEDDDDEIQLIEAHKE from the coding sequence ATGTTTAAAAAATTTATACAAAGACCTGTACTCTCAACGGTAATATCTGTTATTATCGTTATTTTAGGTGTTTTAGGCCTAATTGAGTTACCGATTTCTCAATATCCGGATATTGCGCCGCCAACGGTAAACGTTTCGGCAAGTTATACGGGAGCCAATGCGGATGTGGTACTTAAAAGTATCGTAATTCCGCTTGAAGAACAAATCAACGGTGTAGAAAACATGACTTACATGACTTCTACAGCAACCAATGACGGAAATGCTTCAATCAAAATTTTCTTTAAAGTAGGGACAAATCCTGATTTAGCAGCCGTAAACGTTCAGAACAGGGTTTCGAGAGCAACAAGTTTACTACCGGTAGAGGTAACTCAGGCCGGGGTTACAGTTACGAAAAGCCAAAGTAGTAACTTATTGATTTTCTCTTTATATAGTGAAGATAAAGCCTACGATCAGACATTTCTTCAAAATTATGCGAAGATTAACCTTGTACCGCAAATTCAGCGTGTAGTTGGGGTAGGAGATGTAACCGTTTTTGGTGCCAAAGATTATTCGATGAGAATCTGGCTGAAACCGGACGTTATGCAGCAATACAAACTGATTCCGAGTGATATTTCGGCTGCTTTGGCAGAGCAGAATATCGAAGCAGCGCCGGGTAAATTTGGTGAAAACGGAAATCAGGCATTTCAATATGTAATTAAATATAAAGGACGTTTAACAAGCGCTCAGGAATTTGAAAATATTGTTATAAAATCAGTTGGAAACGGGCAGATGCTCCGCCTTAAAGATGTGGCTAAAGTTGAGTTAGGATCTTTAAGTTATGCTTCAACCATTAAAACAAACGGTGTAGAATCTGCAGCTATGGCTATTAGCCAGACTCCGGGATCAAATGCACGTGATGTAATTATCAATTCTAAAAAACTGGTTGAAGAAGCTGCAAAAAGTTTTCCAAAAGGAGTAAAATATACGATTCTGGTTGACGTTAACGAAAACTTAGATGCCTCAATTGAAAAAGTAATTCATACTTTGATCGAAGCTTTTATCTTAGTTTTCATCGTAGTATTTATTTTTCTTCAGGATTTTAGATCTACTTTAATTCCGGCTATTGCGGTTCCGGTTGCGATTGTGGGAACATTTTTCTTTCTGAGTTTATTTGGGTTTACGATTAACTTATTGACGCTTTTTGCAATGGTACTCGCCATTGGTATTGTGGTCGATGATGCGATTGTAGTTGTTGAGGCCGTTCACGCTAAACTCGATCACGGATATAAATCGGCCAAGAAAGCCACAATTCATGCCATGGATGAAATTTCGGGAGCGATTATTTCGATTACTTTGGTAATGGCCGCGGTATTTATTCCAGTAACATTTATTAACGGTTCGACTGGGGTTTTCTACAAGCAATTTGGAATTACACTCGCTGTTGCGATTATTCTTTCGGCAGTAAACGCCTTGACATTGAGTCCGGCTTTATGTGCCCTTTTATTGAAACCACATGCAGACGATCATAAACATAAAAGTTATTTACAGCGTTTTTACACATCATTTAACGTTGCATTTGATAATGTAACTGAAAGGTACAAACGTTCGGTTAAGTTTCTTTCTGTAAAAAAATGGATTGCTTTAGCTTCAATCATAATTGCTGGAACAGCTTTAGTTTATATGATGAAAACAACGCCTTCAGCTTTCGTACCTGCGGAAGATCAGGGAACTGTTTTTGCCAATATAAGTTTACCGCCATCAGCTTCTATGGAGCGTTCTGATATAATTGCAAAACGAGTAGACAGTATTGCGAAAACCATTCCGGGAGTTAAAAATACACTTCGTATCGTTGGACAAAACTTTACAGCAGGTGCGGGAAGTGCATATAGTATGGTTATTGTAAAATTAAAACCTTGGGATGAACGTGATTTAAGTGTTGATGATGTAATAGGCCAGCTTTTTGCTAAAACTAGCGGCATTCGCGAAGCAAGTATTTTCTTTATTTCACCTCCAACCATTCAGGGATTTGGGCAAAGTGGTGGATTCGAATTCCAATTGCAGGATAAAGGTGGACATACAACTGCTGAATTCTATAAAGTAAATAATGAATTCCTTGCAAAACTGGCAGAACGTCCGGAAATTCAATACGCGACAACGCCGTTTAATCCCGGATTCCCTCAGTATATGATGGATATTAATTTAGCGAAAGCGAAAGATGCAGGAGTTTCTGTAAATACGATTTTATCAACGATGCAGGGATATTACGGCGGATTGTACGCATCAAATTTCAACAAATTTGGAAAACAATATCGTGTTATGGTTCAGGCTTCTCCGGAGTTTAGAGCAAATACTGAAGGATTGAACAAAATTTTCGTTCGTAATAGCGCAGGAAATATGGCACCGATTACAGAGTTTGTAAAAATGACAAGAGTTTTTGGACCAGAATCTATTTCGAGATTTAACTTATTTACGTCAATTTCGATTACAGGAGCACCAAAACCGGGTTATAGTTCAGGAGATGCTATTAAAGCGATTCAGGAAGTGGCGGCAGAAAATCTACCTGCTGGTTATGGCTATGAATTTTCAGGTTTAACACGTGAGGAATTAGCATCGGGAAGTGAGACAATTTTCATTTTTATCTTGTGTTTGGTATTCGTTTATTTCTTGTTAAGTGCGCAGTACGAAAGTTATATTTTGCCATTCGCAGTATTATTATCAATTCCGTTTGGATTAGCCGGAGCGTATTTATTCTCGATTATTTTCAAACTGAACAGTAATATTTATCTGCAGATTTCTCTAATTATGCTTATCGGACTTTTGGCGAAGAACGGTATTTTGATTGTCGAATTTGCTTTGGACAGAAGACGAAAAGGGCTGCCGGTTGTACAAGCTGCAATTGAAGGAGCAGTAGCACGTTTACGACCAATTTTGATGACTTCGTTTGCTTTTATTCTGGGATTGGTTCCGCTGATGTTCGCGTCTGGAGCCGGTGCAGTTGGTAACAAATCGATTGGTACAGGAGCTGTAGGAGGTATGTTAATCGGAACTATTTTAGGAGTATTTGTAATTCCGATTCTGTTTATCATCTTCCAGAATTTACAGGAAAAAATCAGCGGTCCGGCAAAAGATGGTTATGATGACGAAGACGATGATGATGAAATTCAGTTAATAGAAGCTCACAAAGAGTAA
- a CDS encoding SDR family oxidoreductase — MFSLQNKKAVVTGGGSGIGRAIAALFAKQGAEVHIIDLSIESAKDAVDEIKNAGGKVFSYACNVSSQVDVKATFEKIGNIHILINNAGIANVGKVDTTSEADFDRVMDVNVKGVYNCLFAAIPQFRLSNGGVILNMASIAAWVGISDRFAYSTAKGAVMAMTLSVARDYLSENIRCNSISPARVHTPFVDGFISKNYAGKEEEMFDKLSKSQPIGRMGKPDEIAALALYLCSEEAGFITGCDYPIDGGFIKLNN, encoded by the coding sequence ATGTTTTCACTACAAAATAAAAAAGCGGTTGTAACCGGAGGAGGAAGCGGAATAGGAAGAGCCATTGCAGCACTATTTGCAAAGCAGGGGGCAGAAGTTCATATCATTGATTTATCTATCGAAAGTGCAAAAGATGCTGTCGATGAAATTAAAAATGCAGGCGGAAAAGTTTTTTCGTATGCATGTAATGTTTCCAGTCAGGTTGATGTTAAAGCTACTTTCGAAAAAATTGGAAACATTCATATATTGATTAATAATGCCGGAATTGCGAATGTTGGAAAAGTTGATACAACTTCTGAAGCTGATTTTGACCGTGTAATGGACGTAAACGTAAAAGGGGTTTACAATTGTTTATTTGCCGCAATTCCACAATTCCGACTTTCAAATGGCGGTGTAATTTTAAATATGGCGTCAATTGCAGCTTGGGTTGGAATCTCTGATCGTTTTGCTTATTCAACAGCAAAAGGAGCTGTAATGGCCATGACTTTATCTGTGGCCAGAGATTATTTAAGCGAAAATATCAGATGTAATTCTATTTCTCCTGCAAGAGTTCATACGCCTTTTGTGGACGGATTTATTTCTAAAAATTACGCTGGAAAAGAAGAAGAAATGTTTGATAAACTTTCAAAATCACAACCAATCGGCAGAATGGGAAAACCAGACGAAATCGCTGCTCTTGCTTTATACTTATGCAGCGAAGAAGCCGGATTCATTACGGGATGTGATTACCCAATCGATGGAGGATTTATAAAATTGAATAATTAA
- a CDS encoding Gfo/Idh/MocA family oxidoreductase translates to MNISYKPSLPETKQPIIIIGASGIVKDAHLPAYKMAGFDVFGITNRTIAKAHDLAKQFNIPNVFENVADAVKNAPSNTVYDITVLPEQYVEILEQLPNGAAVLIQKPMGNDLAEAKEIVEVCERKNLVAAINFQLRFSPFVSAARFLIDEGIIGDLYDFEFKVTVNTPWELFPLIKEHPRLEILFHSVHYIDCIRSFLGNPKSVMAKTAKHPLKKLSSSRSTIILDYGEDKHVVINTNHDHHFGPNHEESYIKWEGTKGAIKAKMGLLMNYPDGLPDVFEYAVENENGQYEWKKIALEGSWFPEAFIGTMSNLMRFKEGSDSKLLTSVQDVLDTMKVVEACYVSNTNGGILI, encoded by the coding sequence ATGAATATTTCATATAAACCGTCACTTCCTGAAACAAAACAACCTATTATAATAATTGGTGCCAGCGGAATTGTAAAAGATGCACATCTACCCGCTTATAAAATGGCGGGTTTTGATGTTTTTGGAATTACCAACCGAACTATTGCAAAAGCACACGATTTAGCGAAACAATTTAACATTCCGAATGTTTTTGAAAATGTTGCCGATGCTGTGAAAAATGCGCCTTCAAATACTGTCTACGACATTACGGTTCTGCCTGAACAATATGTCGAGATTTTAGAACAGCTTCCGAATGGTGCGGCTGTTTTGATTCAGAAACCAATGGGAAATGATTTAGCAGAAGCCAAAGAAATCGTAGAAGTCTGTGAAAGAAAAAACTTGGTCGCAGCCATCAATTTTCAGCTTCGTTTTTCGCCTTTTGTAAGTGCAGCGAGATTTTTAATTGATGAGGGAATAATTGGTGATTTGTATGATTTTGAATTTAAAGTTACTGTAAATACACCTTGGGAATTATTTCCGTTGATTAAGGAACATCCCCGATTGGAAATTCTTTTTCATAGTGTTCACTATATCGATTGCATCAGGTCGTTTTTAGGAAATCCGAAAAGTGTGATGGCAAAAACGGCTAAACATCCTCTTAAAAAATTATCCTCCAGCCGATCGACTATTATTTTGGATTATGGCGAAGATAAACACGTTGTAATTAATACAAATCACGATCATCATTTTGGTCCAAATCACGAAGAAAGCTACATTAAATGGGAAGGGACAAAAGGTGCCATTAAAGCCAAAATGGGTTTATTAATGAATTATCCCGACGGTCTGCCCGATGTTTTTGAATATGCTGTTGAAAATGAAAACGGTCAATACGAATGGAAAAAAATCGCTCTTGAAGGCTCTTGGTTTCCAGAAGCTTTCATCGGCACTATGTCAAATTTAATGCGCTTTAAAGAAGGCTCAGATTCGAAACTTCTGACGAGTGTACAAGATGTTTTGGACACAATGAAAGTAGTCGAAGCCTGCTATGTTAGTAATACTAATGGAGGGATTTTAATTTAA
- a CDS encoding efflux transporter outer membrane subunit: MTNSSNKYILLVMTAVLLSACSVTKKYERPTTLKTDQLYRDQASADTTTIADMPWQSVFKDEKLNALIQKGLQNNLNLKNAIENIIQAQASLRQSKLAYYPTLQLDASATHTKQSEAGLNFPAGININTLTTTYKLGLSTSWEADIWGKLSSSKRAALASYLATDAAKQAIQTQLISDIANNYFALLAYDKSLQITQKTLESRIKNVETIKALKEGAIVTGAAVVQSEANQHAAEVLIPDLKQSIRETENALNILLGQGPGPIDRGELGTQVIPENIAIGVPSQLLENRPDVRQAEFNFRVAFESTNLAKTYFYPSLTLTASGGFSNLELKDFFSNSIFYSIIGGLTQPIFNQGRNKLRLTTAQSQQLQAYNNFQQSLLTAGQEVSNALYSYQMAVEKEDSRQKQIEALEKAVDFTQQLLEYSSATNYTDVLTSEQNLLAAQLSGINDNLQKLQAVVNLYRALGGGWK, from the coding sequence ATGACTAATAGTTCAAATAAATATATTTTACTGGTAATGACGGCCGTACTTTTGAGTGCGTGCTCCGTTACCAAAAAATACGAACGTCCCACAACCTTAAAAACAGATCAGCTGTATCGCGATCAGGCTTCTGCCGATACGACTACGATTGCTGATATGCCCTGGCAGAGTGTTTTTAAAGATGAAAAGCTAAATGCATTAATTCAGAAAGGATTACAAAATAATCTTAATTTGAAAAATGCCATTGAAAATATTATACAAGCGCAAGCTTCACTTCGCCAAAGTAAATTAGCGTATTACCCAACTTTACAGCTGGATGCCAGTGCAACACATACGAAACAATCAGAAGCTGGACTTAACTTTCCTGCGGGAATCAACATCAATACCTTAACGACTACTTATAAATTAGGTTTAAGTACTTCGTGGGAAGCAGATATCTGGGGAAAACTCAGCAGTTCTAAAAGAGCAGCTTTAGCTTCATATTTGGCAACTGATGCTGCTAAACAAGCTATTCAAACACAATTGATTTCGGATATTGCCAATAATTATTTTGCATTGCTGGCTTATGATAAATCGTTACAAATCACTCAAAAAACCTTGGAAAGCCGTATTAAAAATGTTGAAACAATTAAGGCTTTAAAAGAAGGCGCAATTGTAACAGGTGCAGCGGTTGTACAAAGTGAAGCCAATCAGCATGCGGCAGAAGTTTTGATTCCGGATTTAAAACAAAGCATTCGCGAAACAGAAAATGCTTTGAATATTTTATTAGGACAAGGTCCCGGACCAATTGACAGAGGCGAATTAGGAACGCAGGTTATTCCTGAAAATATAGCCATTGGAGTACCTTCGCAGTTATTAGAAAATCGTCCGGATGTTCGCCAGGCTGAATTTAATTTCAGAGTTGCATTTGAATCTACTAATTTGGCTAAAACGTATTTTTATCCAAGTTTAACCCTTACGGCAAGCGGCGGTTTTTCGAATTTAGAATTGAAAGATTTTTTCAGTAATTCTATTTTTTATTCAATTATTGGAGGATTAACGCAGCCAATTTTTAATCAAGGAAGAAACAAATTACGATTAACAACAGCGCAGTCACAGCAATTGCAGGCTTATAATAACTTTCAGCAGAGCCTTTTAACAGCGGGTCAGGAAGTTTCTAATGCTTTGTATTCGTACCAAATGGCTGTTGAAAAAGAAGATTCAAGACAAAAACAAATTGAAGCGCTTGAAAAAGCAGTCGATTTTACACAGCAGCTTTTAGAATATAGTTCGGCAACAAATTATACAGACGTATTAACTTCTGAACAAAACCTTTTAGCAGCACAATTAAGCGGCATTAACGATAATCTGCAAAAATTACAAGCTGTTGTTAATTTATACCGAGCTTTAGGCGGAGGCTGGAAATAA
- the fucP gene encoding L-fucose:H+ symporter permease yields MQVTSQTGDQHEVSLDTGKSTNYTMPFILITSLFFLWGMAHNLDSILIPHLKKACELNNRQSTLIDTSVFFAYFIMAIPAGMLIKRFGYKNSIITGLLVFAAGAFLFVPAANSKTYELFLFSLFIIGCGLTILETSANPYAAILGTPELSTKRLNLAASFNGLATMVAPIVGSLFILSGTNHTPEQLAAMPEAEKTAYLMGEAASVKVPYIVLGSVLVLVAILFYFMHLPSMKPKHTEAEIKPGFFSVLKFRHLSWAVVAQFFYVGAQVCITSFFIRIAQQGAGLDEKTAAYYLGVYGFLFMAGRFIGTFFLKYVKDYVLLSIYCIASILLCLVAIYGTGIVVIYALGGIGFFMSIMFPTIFSLGINGLKSNTETGSSWLVMSIVGGAILPYGMGTLIDMKHDDIQSGYIIPLVCFVIILSFGMYGHRRIVNG; encoded by the coding sequence ATGCAAGTAACATCCCAAACCGGCGACCAGCATGAGGTATCATTAGATACTGGAAAAAGCACCAATTATACCATGCCATTTATTTTAATTACCAGTTTGTTTTTCCTTTGGGGAATGGCACACAATCTGGATTCTATTTTAATTCCGCATTTAAAAAAGGCGTGTGAATTAAACAACCGCCAATCGACATTGATCGATACTTCTGTATTTTTTGCTTATTTTATAATGGCAATTCCAGCCGGAATGCTTATTAAGCGATTTGGTTACAAAAACAGTATCATTACCGGATTATTGGTTTTTGCAGCGGGGGCATTTCTTTTTGTACCGGCAGCAAATTCCAAAACATACGAATTATTTCTGTTTTCTTTATTTATAATTGGCTGTGGTTTAACAATTCTGGAAACCAGTGCAAATCCATATGCAGCGATTTTAGGTACGCCTGAATTGTCTACAAAAAGATTGAATTTAGCTGCTTCTTTTAATGGTTTGGCTACTATGGTTGCTCCCATTGTAGGATCGTTGTTTATTCTTTCCGGTACAAATCATACACCGGAGCAATTAGCAGCAATGCCCGAAGCTGAAAAAACTGCTTACTTAATGGGTGAAGCAGCTTCTGTAAAAGTACCTTATATCGTTTTAGGTTCTGTTTTGGTTTTGGTGGCAATACTTTTCTATTTTATGCATCTGCCTTCGATGAAACCAAAACATACTGAAGCTGAAATAAAACCCGGATTCTTTTCTGTTTTAAAATTTCGTCATTTAAGCTGGGCTGTTGTGGCGCAATTCTTTTACGTAGGTGCGCAGGTTTGCATTACGAGTTTCTTTATCAGAATTGCACAGCAAGGCGCAGGTTTAGATGAAAAAACGGCTGCATATTATCTTGGTGTTTATGGTTTCTTATTTATGGCGGGACGTTTTATTGGTACTTTCTTTCTTAAATATGTAAAAGATTATGTACTGCTTTCTATCTATTGCATTGCTAGTATTTTACTTTGTCTAGTAGCTATTTACGGAACCGGAATTGTGGTTATTTATGCTCTTGGAGGAATTGGATTTTTTATGTCGATTATGTTTCCAACTATTTTCTCATTGGGAATAAACGGCTTAAAATCGAACACTGAAACGGGTTCTTCATGGCTGGTAATGTCAATCGTAGGTGGTGCAATTCTTCCATACGGAATGGGAACTTTAATTGATATGAAACATGATGATATTCAGTCGGGATATATTATTCCGTTAGTTTGTTTTGTGATTATTCTTTCTTTTGGAATGTATGGACACAGGAGAATTGTTAATGGTTAA
- a CDS encoding fumarylacetoacetate hydrolase family protein — MKLIRFGEIGKEKPGVLINEKRYDVSSIVSDFNESFFEDNGLEKLQKALESNPSLPEVDASVRLGSPVARPSKIICIGLNYVDHCLETNAPIPTEPIIFFKSTTSLCGPDDDLIIPKNSEKTDWEVELAFIVGKKASYVEESEALDYVAGYALLNDYSERAFQLERGGQWAKGKGSDTFAPLGPFLATQDEIADVNNLKMWLTVNGKKYQDSNTLNLVFKIPYLVHYLSQFMTLLPGDIISTGTPPGVGLGIKPDPVYIKAGDVIELGIEGLGTSKQTAVAYKK, encoded by the coding sequence ATGAAATTAATACGTTTTGGAGAAATCGGAAAAGAAAAACCAGGAGTTTTAATTAATGAAAAAAGATATGATGTTTCTTCTATCGTTTCAGACTTTAACGAAAGCTTTTTTGAAGATAACGGTTTAGAAAAATTACAAAAAGCATTAGAAAGTAATCCATCTTTACCAGAAGTCGATGCCAGCGTGCGTTTAGGATCGCCTGTTGCAAGACCTTCAAAAATAATCTGTATTGGATTAAATTATGTAGATCACTGTTTAGAAACGAATGCTCCAATCCCTACAGAACCCATAATCTTCTTTAAATCAACTACGTCTTTATGTGGCCCAGATGACGATTTGATTATCCCAAAAAACAGTGAAAAAACGGACTGGGAAGTTGAATTAGCATTTATAGTAGGTAAAAAAGCAAGTTATGTTGAAGAATCAGAAGCTTTAGATTACGTTGCCGGATACGCTTTGTTGAATGATTACAGTGAAAGAGCATTTCAATTAGAAAGAGGCGGACAATGGGCAAAAGGAAAAGGAAGCGACACTTTTGCGCCTCTTGGGCCATTTTTGGCTACGCAGGATGAAATTGCCGATGTAAATAATTTGAAAATGTGGCTTACTGTAAACGGAAAAAAATATCAGGACAGTAACACTTTAAACTTGGTTTTCAAAATTCCTTATTTGGTACATTATTTAAGCCAGTTTATGACCTTGCTTCCTGGCGATATTATTAGTACAGGAACGCCTCCGGGAGTTGGTTTAGGAATTAAGCCAGATCCAGTTTATATTAAAGCCGGAGACGTTATCGAACTTGGAATTGAAGGTTTGGGAACAAGTAAGCAGACTGCAGTTGCCTATAAAAAGTAA
- a CDS encoding zinc-binding alcohol dehydrogenase family protein has protein sequence MKFIVCENPQEFLLKETSIPEPKEGEVLLKIKRIGICGTDIHAFGGTQPYFEYPRILGHELAAEYVKGNAAGFKPGDKVTFIPYFNCGKCVACRNGLTNCCVNIKVFGVHIDGGMAEYVSIPEQYLLHGQGLDYDELALVEPLAIAAHGVRRAAVKPTDTVLVMGAGPIGIGLIQFAKIAGAKVIVMDINDYRLNFCKTELNADETINPLNDDVAQKLAELTNGDMANVVIDATGNQKVMNSAFNYISHGGRFVLVGLQKGELSFSHPDFHKRESTLMSSRNATIEDFEYVMKCLKEGKIDPKKYITHRTSFDKMITDFGNLIDPKNNVIKALIEIE, from the coding sequence ATGAAATTTATTGTATGCGAAAACCCGCAGGAATTTTTACTAAAAGAAACCAGTATTCCTGAACCAAAAGAAGGTGAAGTTTTATTGAAAATTAAAAGAATCGGAATCTGCGGAACTGATATTCATGCTTTTGGCGGAACTCAGCCGTATTTTGAATATCCAAGAATTTTAGGTCACGAATTGGCAGCAGAATATGTAAAAGGAAATGCTGCAGGTTTTAAGCCAGGAGATAAAGTAACTTTTATTCCGTATTTCAACTGCGGAAAATGTGTTGCGTGCCGAAATGGATTGACAAACTGCTGTGTAAATATCAAGGTTTTCGGAGTTCATATTGATGGCGGAATGGCAGAATATGTTTCCATTCCGGAACAATATTTACTTCACGGTCAGGGATTAGATTATGATGAATTGGCTTTGGTTGAACCCTTAGCAATTGCAGCGCACGGAGTAAGAAGAGCAGCTGTTAAGCCAACTGATACGGTTTTGGTAATGGGAGCAGGGCCAATTGGAATCGGGCTTATTCAATTTGCGAAAATTGCCGGAGCAAAAGTTATCGTAATGGATATCAACGATTACCGACTAAATTTTTGTAAAACAGAATTAAATGCAGACGAAACCATTAACCCGTTAAACGATGATGTTGCGCAAAAGTTAGCTGAATTAACAAACGGTGATATGGCGAATGTAGTTATTGATGCGACTGGAAATCAGAAAGTAATGAACAGCGCTTTTAATTATATTTCGCATGGCGGAAGATTTGTTTTGGTTGGACTTCAAAAAGGAGAATTAAGTTTCAGTCATCCTGATTTTCACAAAAGAGAATCAACTTTAATGAGCAGTCGAAATGCTACGATTGAAGATTTTGAATATGTGATGAAATGTTTGAAAGAAGGTAAAATTGATCCTAAAAAGTATATTACGCACAGAACAAGTTTTGATAAAATGATTACTGATTTTGGAAATCTGATTGATCCTAAGAACAATGTGATTAAGGCGTTGATTGAGATAGAATAA
- a CDS encoding efflux RND transporter periplasmic adaptor subunit, which translates to MNKQSFLSILAASVIIASCGKNDKSAQAGGAPQVKEYKTLTLQPESATLNSDYPASIQGQQNIEIRPRVEGYIDKIFVDEGAVVKAGQPLFKISAPEYEQQVRTATASIKSAQADVSSAKLAVNKVKPLVEKGIISKYDLESAQYTYESALASLAQANAALVNAKTNLGYTTVTSPVSGVVGSIPFRLGSLVSSNTAEPLTTVSSIGNVYAYFALNEKALLNFTKDAGASLNQKVKSMPAVSLVLSDGTTYDEKGHIETVNGLINTETGTVNVRARFPNSKGIIRSGSSTTVRIPKEVKDGIIIPQSATFELQDKIFAVVIGKDGKTKNVNITVLENTTNNFYVVTSGLNAGDEIVLEGVASLKEGSEIKAKNQNAETIYADLK; encoded by the coding sequence ATGAATAAGCAATCATTTTTAAGCATTCTCGCAGCATCAGTTATTATCGCATCTTGCGGTAAAAATGATAAATCGGCTCAGGCCGGAGGTGCACCGCAGGTTAAAGAATATAAAACACTGACTTTACAGCCAGAATCGGCTACTTTAAACAGCGATTATCCGGCGAGTATTCAGGGACAGCAAAACATAGAAATCCGACCAAGAGTCGAAGGATATATCGATAAAATTTTTGTAGATGAAGGAGCGGTTGTAAAAGCCGGACAGCCTTTATTTAAAATCAGCGCTCCGGAATACGAGCAGCAAGTAAGAACAGCAACAGCAAGCATTAAAAGTGCACAGGCAGATGTAAGTTCAGCAAAACTGGCAGTGAATAAAGTAAAACCTTTGGTTGAAAAAGGAATTATCAGCAAATACGATTTAGAATCGGCACAATATACTTATGAATCTGCTTTAGCTTCTCTAGCTCAGGCAAATGCAGCTTTGGTAAATGCTAAAACTAATTTGGGTTATACAACCGTTACAAGTCCGGTTAGCGGAGTTGTGGGATCGATTCCGTTTCGTTTAGGAAGTTTGGTAAGTTCGAATACAGCCGAACCTTTAACAACCGTTTCGAGTATAGGTAATGTATATGCTTATTTTGCTTTAAATGAAAAAGCACTTTTGAATTTTACAAAAGATGCTGGAGCTTCATTAAACCAAAAAGTTAAGAGTATGCCGGCAGTTTCTTTGGTACTTTCTGATGGTACAACGTATGACGAAAAAGGGCATATCGAAACCGTAAATGGATTAATTAACACTGAAACCGGTACGGTAAATGTGAGAGCCCGTTTCCCAAATTCAAAAGGAATTATCAGAAGCGGAAGCAGTACTACAGTTCGTATTCCAAAAGAAGTTAAAGACGGAATAATTATTCCTCAAAGTGCCACATTCGAACTTCAGGATAAAATTTTTGCTGTAGTTATAGGGAAAGACGGCAAAACGAAAAATGTTAACATCACAGTACTTGAAAATACTACTAATAATTTTTATGTGGTAACAAGCGGTTTAAATGCTGGAGATGAAATAGTATTAGAAGGTGTTGCTTCTTTAAAAGAAGGAAGTGAGATTAAGGCTAAAAATCAAAATGCAGAAACTATATACGCCGATTTAAAATAA